One window of Candidatus Methylomirabilis limnetica genomic DNA carries:
- a CDS encoding MFS transporter — protein sequence MDRPGEREPIILSGSTHRGRESSIDETISSFNFFVASLANFFFFASLNAFSLLPLYIKTLGGTESQIGWIMGSYSLTAILWQPLAGAFVDRFGRKRFLLLGSALGLLASVGFAFSTQMDARFIFFRILQGIGYSTFYIANLTLVAEIVPSHRRGEAVGLFGISGLITIALSPALGEIVIHRAGYSAFFLAAAVAAAGCLLTSLAFRNLSATPLKAVSSGPSFLIPSARILPPILLTLVFGLVSGTVFVFLPTYAMQAGLSRIGGFYVAYSVAAIGIRLTCGRLSDRWGRQRVILPSLLLMGSGTLGLVWLVSPVGLLLVGTLTGMAHGLLFPALSAYAIDLADSEERGRSIGAFTTAMLLGNALASFIFGMVAEQFGYPMIYLLTSGIVAITYFVFLRFHRA from the coding sequence ATGGATCGACCAGGCGAGAGAGAACCCATAATCCTGTCAGGCTCAACCCATCGGGGGCGAGAGAGCTCTATCGACGAAACGATTTCCAGCTTTAATTTCTTCGTTGCCTCCCTTGCCAATTTTTTCTTTTTCGCCAGTCTCAATGCCTTCAGCTTACTTCCCCTTTACATCAAGACCCTCGGGGGGACCGAATCGCAGATCGGTTGGATCATGGGGAGCTACAGTCTGACGGCTATTCTTTGGCAGCCGCTGGCAGGCGCCTTCGTTGATCGCTTCGGGCGCAAGCGATTCCTCCTGCTGGGATCGGCATTAGGGTTGCTGGCCTCGGTCGGCTTTGCCTTCTCGACGCAAATGGATGCGCGATTTATTTTCTTTCGCATCCTGCAAGGTATCGGGTACTCCACCTTCTATATCGCCAATCTGACCCTGGTGGCTGAAATCGTTCCGTCGCACCGTCGCGGGGAGGCGGTGGGGCTTTTCGGCATCTCCGGACTCATTACGATCGCTCTCTCTCCCGCCCTCGGGGAGATCGTGATCCATCGTGCGGGGTACTCGGCTTTCTTCTTAGCCGCCGCTGTGGCCGCGGCGGGCTGTCTTCTGACAAGCCTGGCGTTCCGTAATCTCTCAGCGACGCCCCTCAAAGCTGTCTCTTCCGGCCCCTCTTTCCTGATCCCATCAGCGCGTATCCTTCCTCCAATTCTCCTCACGCTGGTGTTCGGTTTGGTCTCTGGGACGGTGTTCGTATTCCTACCGACCTATGCGATGCAGGCTGGGTTGTCGCGTATCGGTGGGTTCTACGTCGCGTACAGCGTGGCTGCGATCGGCATCCGGTTGACCTGTGGCAGACTGTCTGATAGATGGGGGCGTCAGCGCGTCATCCTTCCCTCCCTACTGCTCATGGGATCCGGCACGCTAGGCCTTGTCTGGCTCGTCTCTCCTGTTGGTCTGCTGCTGGTTGGGACGCTAACGGGAATGGCTCACGGCTTACTTTTCCCAGCCCTGAGTGCCTACGCAATCGACCTCGCAGACTCGGAGGAGCGCGGACGCTCCATTGGCGCGTTCACTACCGCAATGTTGTTGGGCAACGCCCTGGCGTCGTTCATATTCGGAATGGTCGCAGAGCAGTTCGGCTACCCGATGATCTACCTCTTGACTTCGGGAATTGTTGCGATTACGTATTTTGTATTTCTTCGTTTTCACAGGGCGTAG
- a CDS encoding ankyrin repeat domain-containing protein has product MGFLGSLFGGGGKLGLIEASKSGDTEKVKSLLAEGTDVNTRDREGWTALMHASRHGHAGVVELLLNQDADVNVIDNNGWTALMHTSWNGHTGIAGLLLHKGADVNLGDKHGWTAMMYASENGHIGVIELLLKNGADVNARTNNGGTLLIIASTEGHTEIVDLLLKNGAEVNAKANDGGTALIRTSAEGHTGIVDLLLKKGAEVNAKDKEGWTALMRTASEGYIGIVKLLLNGGADVNATANDGGTAMMHASWYGRFVVVELLLNNGAEVSAKDRRDWTAESYAAGNGHQNIVDMLESRKAR; this is encoded by the coding sequence ATGGGTTTCTTAGGCTCATTATTTGGGGGTGGTGGGAAACTTGGGCTCATCGAGGCGTCCAAATCTGGAGACACCGAAAAAGTCAAGAGCCTGTTAGCTGAAGGCACTGACGTGAACACAAGGGATAGGGAGGGCTGGACAGCCTTGATGCATGCCTCCAGGCACGGGCACGCCGGGGTTGTAGAGCTGCTGCTCAATCAAGACGCCGATGTGAACGTGATTGACAACAATGGCTGGACGGCCTTGATGCATACCTCCTGGAATGGGCATACAGGGATTGCGGGGTTGCTGCTTCATAAGGGCGCTGATGTGAACTTAGGCGATAAACATGGCTGGACGGCCATGATGTATGCGTCCGAGAATGGGCACATCGGGGTTATAGAGCTGCTGCTCAAGAACGGCGCTGACGTGAACGCCAGGACTAATAATGGCGGGACGCTCCTGATCATCGCGTCTACAGAAGGGCATACCGAGATTGTCGATCTGCTGCTTAAGAACGGCGCTGAGGTGAACGCGAAGGCGAATGATGGCGGGACAGCTCTGATACGTACGTCTGCAGAAGGGCATACCGGGATTGTCGATCTGCTGCTTAAGAAAGGCGCTGAGGTGAACGCGAAGGATAAAGAGGGCTGGACGGCCCTGATGCGTACGGCTTCGGAAGGGTATATCGGAATTGTGAAGCTGCTGCTTAATGGCGGCGCTGACGTAAACGCAACGGCCAATGATGGCGGGACGGCCATGATGCATGCCTCCTGGTATGGGCGTTTCGTGGTCGTGGAACTGCTGCTCAATAACGGCGCCGAGGTGAGCGCGAAGGATCGAAGGGATTGGACGGCTGAGTCGTATGCGGCTGGGAATGGGCATCAAAACATTGTTGATATGCTGGAGAGCCGTAAGGCACGCTAG
- a CDS encoding ankyrin repeat domain-containing protein, which translates to MGFLSSLFGGGGKLGSKLIEASKSGDTEKVKSLLAEGADANAIDRDGWTALIHASWVGHLAVVEALLDRGADVNAQDKNGGTALIRAAWKEHARVVEMLLSKGAQVDVKDKDSFSALMRAAWNGRFGVIEMLLNNGAVVDARDKFGCTALIRASLNGHTRIADLLLNRGADLNALDQHGGTALIHAAAHGHTGVADLLINRGADLNVRDQYNRTALIRAAAHGHTGVAELLLNRGTDQNARDQHGGTALIHAAAHGHIGVAELLLNRGADLNMWDSDGGTALERATLNGHAKVLELLKKYGAQ; encoded by the coding sequence ATGGGTTTCCTTAGCTCATTATTTGGGGGTGGTGGGAAACTTGGCAGCAAGCTCATCGAGGCGTCCAAATCTGGAGACACCGAAAAAGTCAAGAGCCTGTTAGCTGAAGGCGCTGATGCGAACGCGATAGATAGGGATGGCTGGACAGCCCTGATACATGCGTCGTGGGTCGGACATCTCGCGGTTGTCGAAGCGCTGCTCGACCGTGGCGCTGATGTGAACGCGCAGGATAAGAATGGGGGGACGGCGCTGATACGGGCGGCTTGGAAAGAACACGCTCGAGTGGTGGAGATGCTTCTTAGTAAAGGTGCTCAAGTTGACGTAAAGGATAAAGACAGCTTTAGCGCGCTGATGCGTGCGGCATGGAATGGCCGTTTCGGAGTGATAGAGATGTTACTCAATAACGGGGCGGTTGTGGATGCGAGGGACAAATTTGGTTGTACAGCCCTCATACGCGCGTCGTTGAACGGACATACCAGGATTGCAGATCTCCTGCTCAATCGAGGCGCGGACCTGAACGCGCTGGATCAGCATGGCGGGACGGCGCTGATACATGCCGCTGCGCATGGACATACCGGGGTTGCAGATCTCCTGATCAATCGAGGCGCGGATCTGAACGTACGAGATCAATACAACAGGACGGCGCTGATACGGGCCGCTGCGCATGGACATACCGGGGTTGCAGAGCTCCTGCTAAATAGAGGCACGGATCAGAACGCGCGAGATCAACATGGCGGGACGGCGCTGATACATGCCGCTGCGCATGGGCATATCGGGGTTGCAGAGCTCCTGCTCAATCGAGGTGCGGACCTGAACATGTGGGATTCCGATGGCGGGACGGCCTTGGAGCGCGCAACTTTGAATGGGCACGCTAAGGTGTTGGAACTGTTGAAGAAGTACGGGGCACAGTAA
- a CDS encoding ankyrin repeat domain-containing protein translates to MGFISSLFKCGGKSGRKLIEASKSGGTKTVKSLLAASADTNARDKHYWTALMHASWHGHVGVTELLLNQGAEVNATDKDGWTALMRASWHGHTEVADLLLKKGAEVNVGEKHGWTALMRSSGHGRIGVTELLLNQGAEVNARDKHGWTALMHASGNGRTGVAEVLLNQGAEVNATDKDGWTALMRASWHGHTEVADLLLKKGAEVNVRNNSGGTALMRASEKRHSETVGLLLSQGAEVNARDEHGWTALMRASEKGHFRVTVMLLNQGAEVNVKDDTGGTALLRASGNRHSTVAELLKRHGAS, encoded by the coding sequence ATGGGTTTCATTAGCTCATTATTTAAGTGTGGTGGGAAGTCCGGCAGGAAGCTCATCGAGGCCTCTAAATCAGGAGGCACCAAAACAGTCAAGAGCCTGTTAGCTGCAAGCGCTGATACGAACGCGAGGGATAAACATTACTGGACGGCCTTGATGCATGCGTCTTGGCATGGGCATGTCGGGGTTACAGAGCTGTTACTCAATCAAGGCGCCGAGGTGAACGCGACGGATAAAGATGGCTGGACCGCCCTGATGCGGGCGTCTTGGCATGGCCATACCGAGGTTGCAGATCTACTGCTCAAAAAAGGCGCCGAGGTGAACGTGGGCGAAAAACATGGCTGGACCGCCCTGATGCGTTCGTCTGGGCATGGGCGTATCGGGGTTACAGAGCTACTGCTCAATCAAGGCGCCGAGGTGAACGCGAGGGACAAGCATGGCTGGACCGCCCTGATGCATGCGTCTGGAAATGGGCGTACCGGGGTTGCAGAGGTGTTACTCAATCAAGGCGCCGAGGTGAACGCGACGGATAAAGATGGCTGGACGGCCCTGATGCGTGCGTCTTGGCATGGCCATACCGAGGTTGCAGATCTACTGCTCAAAAAAGGCGCCGAGGTGAACGTGAGGAATAATAGTGGCGGGACGGCCCTGATGCGTGCGTCTGAGAAAAGGCATTCCGAGACTGTAGGGTTGCTGCTCAGTCAAGGCGCTGAGGTGAACGCGAGGGACGAGCATGGCTGGACGGCCCTGATGCGTGCGTCCGAGAAAGGGCATTTCAGGGTTACGGTCATGCTGCTCAATCAAGGCGCTGAGGTGAACGTGAAGGATGATACCGGTGGGACGGCCCTGCTGCGTGCGTCTGGGAATAGGCATTCTACGGTTGCTGAACTGCTGAAGAGGCACGGGGCGTCCTAA
- a CDS encoding ankyrin repeat domain-containing protein gives MGFLGSLFEGGGGLGRKLIEASKSGASGKVKSLLAEGADASAMDQEGWTALMHASWHGHTEVAALLLNNGAAVGAMANNGGTALIHASWHGHAGIVELLLNKGADVNTNDQDGFTALLHASEKGHTEVAELLLNKGADAHAMANNGGTVLMFASGEGHTRIAELLIKQGADVNASNKNGWTALMRAAEGGHTKAVELLLKHGADVNASNKNGETVLMRASTNGRPRVAELLLDKGADVNVRDINSVTALMYASAGGNAGVVEILLSKGADMNVTSSDGGTALMYATRNGCDSVVELLEKHAKH, from the coding sequence ATGGGTTTCCTTGGCTCACTATTTGAGGGTGGTGGGGGGCTTGGTCGTAAGCTCATCGAGGCGTCCAAATCTGGAGCCAGCGGAAAAGTCAAAAGTCTGTTAGCTGAAGGCGCAGATGCAAGCGCGATGGATCAAGAGGGCTGGACCGCCCTGATGCATGCGTCCTGGCATGGGCATACCGAGGTTGCGGCGCTGCTGCTCAATAATGGCGCTGCTGTGGGCGCCATGGCTAATAATGGCGGGACCGCCCTGATACATGCGTCGTGGCATGGGCATGCCGGAATCGTAGAGCTGCTGCTCAATAAGGGCGCTGATGTGAACACGAACGATCAGGATGGCTTTACGGCGCTTCTGCATGCATCTGAGAAAGGGCATACCGAGGTTGCAGAGCTGCTGCTCAATAAGGGCGCTGATGCCCACGCCATGGCTAATAATGGCGGGACGGTCCTGATGTTCGCGTCCGGGGAAGGGCATACCAGGATTGCAGAGCTGCTGATCAAACAAGGTGCCGACGTGAATGCAAGCAATAAAAATGGCTGGACCGCCCTGATGCGTGCGGCTGAGGGTGGGCACACCAAGGCTGTAGAGCTGCTGCTAAAACATGGCGCTGACGTGAATGCAAGCAATAAAAATGGTGAGACGGTCCTGATGCGTGCGTCCACGAATGGGCGTCCCAGGGTTGCAGAGCTGCTGCTCGATAAAGGCGCCGACGTGAATGTGAGGGATATTAATAGCGTAACGGCCCTGATGTATGCGTCTGCGGGTGGGAATGCCGGGGTAGTAGAGATACTGCTGAGTAAAGGCGCTGATATGAACGTCACGTCTAGCGATGGTGGGACGGCCCTCATGTATGCAACGAGGAATGGGTGTGACAGCGTTGTTGAACTGCTGGAGAAGCACGCGAAGCACTGA
- a CDS encoding ankyrin repeat domain-containing protein has protein sequence MSFLSSLFEGGGKGGHKLIEASKSGDTETVKSLLAEGADVNARNKDGVTALMQASEHGHAGVTELLLAHGADVNVSNKDGGTALLLASEHGHAKVAELLLAKGVDVNARDKDGWTALILTSWRGHAKVAELLLNHGADVNAKTTNRVTALMRASEKGHADVVGVLLNKGVDVEARAGDGATALLRASWYGHAGIVGLLLNQGADVNARDNSNGTALIRATWHEHTRVAELLINKGIDVNAEDNMHATAWMYASRNKLSKIAKLLERHGAH, from the coding sequence ATGAGTTTCCTTAGCTCATTATTTGAGGGCGGCGGGAAGGGTGGTCACAAGCTTATCGAGGCGTCTAAATCTGGAGACACCGAAACAGTCAAGAGCCTGCTCGCCGAAGGCGCTGACGTGAACGCAAGGAATAAAGATGGCGTCACGGCCTTAATGCAAGCGTCCGAGCATGGGCACGCCGGGGTTACAGAGCTGTTGCTCGCTCATGGCGCTGACGTGAACGTAAGTAATAAAGATGGCGGCACGGCCCTGTTGCTAGCGTCAGAGCATGGGCACGCCAAGGTTGCAGAACTGTTGCTAGCTAAAGGCGTTGACGTGAATGCGCGGGATAAAGATGGCTGGACAGCCCTGATTCTTACGTCCTGGCGTGGGCACGCCAAGGTTGCTGAGTTGCTGCTCAATCACGGCGCTGACGTGAACGCGAAGACTACGAATAGAGTCACTGCTCTGATGCGTGCGTCCGAGAAAGGGCACGCCGACGTTGTGGGGGTGCTGCTAAATAAAGGTGTTGATGTGGAGGCCAGAGCTGGTGATGGCGCAACTGCCCTCCTACGCGCATCCTGGTATGGGCACGCCGGGATTGTGGGGTTGCTGCTCAATCAGGGCGCTGATGTGAACGCGAGGGACAATAGCAACGGGACCGCCCTGATACGTGCGACTTGGCATGAGCATACCAGAGTTGCAGAGCTGCTGATCAACAAAGGCATTGATGTGAATGCGGAAGATAATATGCATGCAACAGCCTGGATGTATGCGTCGCGCAATAAGCTTTCCAAGATTGCCAAACTACTGGAGAGACACGGGGCGCACTAA
- the prcB gene encoding proteasome subunit beta — protein sequence MPLLADFMDPGSSFFDLLRQSRSDLLPQMQIKLEGLSQAENRELKESPHGTTILALKYRDGAIIAGDRRATEGFQISSRRIEKVFKADDHSAIAIAGVAGPCIEMAKLFEVELSHYEKLEGVTLSLEGKANKLSQMVKANLPMAMQGLVVIPIFVGYDVRGGKGKIFKYDVTGGRYEETDYYATGSGGKDARSTMKKLYRTDLTEEEAIAVGLEALIDAAEEDVGTGGPDFVRGVFPTVKLAVMTGLQDVPEARIREICQAIIDRRREVERGA from the coding sequence ATGCCCTTACTTGCCGACTTTATGGATCCTGGATCGAGCTTTTTTGACCTGCTTCGGCAGAGTCGGTCGGATCTTCTACCACAGATGCAGATCAAGCTAGAAGGACTTTCGCAAGCCGAGAACCGGGAGCTGAAGGAGAGCCCTCACGGAACCACCATCCTGGCCCTGAAGTACCGGGATGGGGCGATCATCGCTGGAGATCGGCGGGCGACCGAGGGTTTCCAGATCTCGTCGCGACGAATCGAGAAGGTGTTCAAGGCGGATGACCACTCAGCCATCGCCATTGCGGGCGTCGCCGGTCCATGCATCGAGATGGCCAAACTGTTTGAAGTTGAACTCAGCCACTATGAAAAGCTGGAGGGTGTGACACTTTCGTTGGAGGGAAAGGCGAATAAGTTATCGCAGATGGTCAAGGCCAACCTCCCGATGGCGATGCAAGGACTGGTGGTGATCCCTATCTTTGTCGGTTACGACGTAAGAGGCGGTAAGGGCAAGATCTTCAAATACGACGTGACAGGCGGCAGGTACGAGGAAACAGATTACTATGCCACAGGCTCCGGCGGGAAAGATGCCCGTTCCACCATGAAGAAGCTCTATCGGACCGATTTGACCGAGGAGGAGGCGATAGCAGTCGGGCTGGAGGCGCTGATTGACGCAGCAGAGGAGGATGTCGGGACCGGTGGTCCGGACTTTGTTCGTGGAGTGTTTCCTACGGTCAAGCTGGCTGTCATGACGGGCCTGCAGGATGTGCCGGAGGCCCGCATCAGGGAGATCTGCCAGGCTATCATAGATCGCCGCAGGGAAGTCGAGCGAGGAGCATAA
- the prcA gene encoding proteasome subunit alpha has translation MALPYYVSPEQMMQDKAEYARKGIAKGKSIIVLEYADGMLLMAENPSASLNKISEIYDRIAFAGAGRYSEFENLRKAGIRYADMKGFAYDREDVTAKSLANAYSQTIGNVFSEAMKPLEVEILVVEVADGGLPNEVYRIAFDGSIGDEKGFAAIGGQAEELRLHLKDSYEAGLDQKAALRLATQALEAVSSAKVKPQSLEVAVLERSRIGRKFRRLSHNDLMAILTNTD, from the coding sequence ATGGCGCTTCCCTATTATGTTTCGCCAGAGCAGATGATGCAGGATAAGGCGGAGTACGCCCGGAAGGGTATCGCCAAAGGGAAGTCGATTATCGTTTTAGAGTATGCTGACGGAATGCTGCTGATGGCCGAGAACCCCAGCGCCTCGCTCAACAAGATCTCCGAGATTTACGATCGGATCGCCTTTGCCGGCGCCGGGAGGTACAGCGAGTTCGAGAATCTGCGCAAGGCGGGGATTCGCTATGCGGATATGAAGGGCTTCGCCTATGATCGGGAAGATGTAACGGCCAAGTCGCTCGCCAATGCCTACTCTCAAACCATCGGGAATGTCTTCAGCGAAGCCATGAAGCCGCTGGAGGTGGAGATCCTGGTGGTGGAGGTGGCCGATGGAGGGCTCCCCAACGAGGTGTACCGGATTGCCTTCGACGGTAGCATCGGCGACGAGAAGGGGTTTGCCGCGATCGGGGGGCAAGCCGAAGAGCTCCGGCTGCACCTGAAAGACAGCTACGAAGCAGGGCTTGATCAGAAGGCTGCTCTGAGGCTGGCTACGCAGGCGCTAGAAGCCGTGAGCAGTGCGAAGGTCAAGCCGCAGAGCCTGGAGGTGGCGGTTCTGGAGCGCAGTCGGATCGGTCGGAAGTTCCGTCGTCTTTCCCACAACGATCTCATGGCTATCCTCACGAATACCGATTAG
- a CDS encoding leucyl aminopeptidase, whose translation MKVEIRTQDLLSYEGDALIVNLFEGVGHPGGATGAVDQALGGSITAAIRRQEFKGKLHERLLLHTFGQLPVVQVLVIGLGKQEEFTLDRVRSASAEAMRQLRAVGVRKVASIVHGAGIGGLQADQAACAVTEGALLGLYRFDRYKKPEENGQKVVQKLTLLECDRAKVPAMEEGVRRGRILAEAVSFARDLVNEPGNILTPSELATRAKKMASGLGLTIKILERADMKKLGMGALLGVAQGSQELPKLIEVSYKGRKGKGTGPRLGLVGKGVTFDSGGISIKPSEGMEAMKGDMAGGAAVLAAIKGIAELKLPVNVTAIVPAVENLPSGTAQRPGDIVKAMNGKTIEVINTDAEGRLILADALCYACDRDLTHLVDVATLTGAVVIALGAVRTGAFTNDAELLRQVKEASEAAGEKIWELPMDDEYAEQIKSDYADMKNVGGRKAGPITGAKLLANFIGKTPWVHLDIAGTAQTEKENGYQVKGATGAMVRTLIYLAMSFAGSGKG comes from the coding sequence GTGAAGGTAGAGATCAGGACACAGGATCTACTCTCCTATGAAGGAGACGCGCTTATCGTGAATCTCTTCGAGGGGGTAGGGCATCCTGGCGGGGCGACAGGAGCAGTGGACCAAGCGCTTGGAGGGTCCATCACCGCCGCCATCCGTCGCCAGGAGTTCAAAGGCAAACTGCATGAACGGCTCCTGCTGCATACCTTTGGGCAGCTTCCGGTCGTCCAGGTACTGGTGATCGGGCTGGGCAAGCAAGAGGAGTTCACCCTCGATCGTGTACGCTCGGCCTCGGCGGAGGCGATGCGCCAACTGCGTGCGGTTGGGGTGCGAAAGGTGGCATCCATCGTCCACGGCGCCGGTATCGGTGGCCTGCAGGCAGATCAGGCGGCGTGCGCCGTGACGGAGGGGGCATTGTTGGGCCTCTACCGGTTTGACAGATATAAGAAGCCGGAGGAGAACGGGCAGAAGGTCGTCCAAAAGCTGACGCTGCTGGAGTGCGACAGGGCCAAGGTTCCAGCAATGGAGGAGGGGGTGCGTCGCGGCCGGATACTGGCCGAGGCTGTGAGCTTTGCCCGTGACTTGGTGAATGAGCCGGGGAACATCCTGACCCCCTCTGAACTTGCGACACGGGCTAAGAAGATGGCGAGCGGGTTGGGTCTCACCATCAAGATCCTGGAGCGCGCCGACATGAAGAAGCTTGGCATGGGGGCGCTTCTTGGGGTGGCTCAGGGCAGCCAGGAGCTCCCGAAGCTCATCGAGGTGAGCTACAAGGGGAGAAAAGGGAAGGGGACGGGTCCGCGTCTCGGCCTGGTGGGTAAGGGGGTGACCTTCGATTCTGGAGGCATCTCGATCAAGCCGAGCGAGGGGATGGAGGCGATGAAGGGTGACATGGCTGGCGGGGCGGCGGTCCTAGCAGCTATCAAAGGGATTGCGGAACTGAAGCTCCCAGTGAATGTGACGGCTATCGTGCCGGCGGTAGAGAACCTTCCAAGCGGGACAGCCCAGCGCCCTGGCGATATCGTCAAGGCCATGAACGGCAAGACGATTGAGGTCATCAATACCGACGCTGAAGGGCGGCTAATCCTGGCGGATGCTCTCTGTTACGCCTGCGACAGAGACCTTACCCATCTCGTTGATGTGGCCACACTCACTGGCGCGGTTGTCATCGCCCTTGGGGCAGTACGGACGGGTGCCTTTACCAATGACGCCGAACTGCTGCGGCAGGTGAAGGAGGCGAGCGAGGCGGCCGGTGAGAAGATTTGGGAACTGCCCATGGATGATGAGTATGCCGAACAGATCAAGAGCGACTACGCAGATATGAAGAATGTCGGCGGGCGAAAGGCCGGGCCGATTACCGGCGCGAAGCTTCTGGCGAACTTTATCGGCAAAACCCCATGGGTTCACCTGGACATCGCCGGGACCGCGCAAACCGAGAAGGAGAACGGGTATCAGGTGAAGGGGGCAACCGGGGCCATGGTCCGAACCCTGATCTATTTGGCGATGAGCTTCGCCGGGTCTGGTAAGGGGTGA
- a CDS encoding Lrp/AsnC ligand binding domain-containing protein has translation MTTTAYVLIEGASEQTATIVKALQKIKGVKSAHAVTGPYDVIACVEATDIGTVGAVVLSKIRTLKGVTRTVTCVAV, from the coding sequence ATGACAACCACTGCGTATGTCCTGATCGAAGGCGCGTCGGAGCAGACGGCCACTATTGTGAAAGCGCTACAGAAGATAAAAGGGGTCAAGTCGGCTCACGCCGTGACCGGACCCTACGATGTGATCGCGTGCGTTGAAGCAACTGACATCGGCACGGTCGGGGCGGTTGTCCTCTCGAAAATCCGCACCTTGAAGGGTGTCACAAGGACCGTGACCTGCGTCGCCGTCTAA
- the pafA gene encoding Pup--protein ligase: MQERILGLESEYGLISSSGGGRVSLSVESALGYLFEKVVSRQRGTNDFLRNGARLYQDTGCHPEYATPECDNSRDLVIHDKAGERIVEELLLGAEQKLRENGIYCDIYIFKNNTDSVGNTYGCHENYLVQRDVSFHKLAEQLIPFFVTRQVFAGAGKVLRTRMGNHYYISQRAQHIYQEISGATTSSRGIINTRDEPHADEEKYRRLHVIVGDSNMSEVATYLKVGTTAIVLAMIEDGFIKRDLTLEDPVRAIKEISHDVTCRRRVRLKRGKEFSAVEIQREYLDLAREYYQDRERSPQVTDLLERWQYVLDQLALDPMTLHRELDWVIKHALITSYINRKGCSFDDQRVFMLDLQYHDIKRTRGLYYLMLQGGLIDRVITEGEIETAMTTPPQTTRAKVRSDFIKYATERNKSYDVGWSYLKLNDRYQRTILCKDPFKAWDPRVDELIGLS, from the coding sequence ATGCAAGAACGTATCCTTGGGCTGGAGAGCGAATACGGTCTGATCTCCTCCTCGGGCGGGGGACGGGTGAGCTTGTCGGTTGAAAGCGCCTTGGGCTATCTCTTTGAGAAGGTGGTGTCACGCCAGCGCGGGACAAATGACTTCCTGAGAAACGGCGCGCGCCTCTATCAGGATACCGGCTGTCACCCTGAGTACGCGACCCCAGAGTGCGATAACTCGCGGGACTTGGTTATCCACGACAAAGCGGGCGAGCGGATCGTGGAGGAGTTGCTACTGGGTGCCGAACAGAAGCTCCGCGAAAACGGCATCTACTGCGATATCTACATCTTCAAGAATAATACCGACTCGGTCGGGAATACGTACGGCTGTCACGAGAACTACCTGGTGCAGCGCGATGTGAGCTTCCACAAGCTCGCAGAGCAATTGATCCCATTCTTCGTCACGCGCCAGGTATTCGCGGGCGCAGGTAAGGTACTCCGAACGCGAATGGGGAACCACTACTATATCTCACAGCGGGCGCAGCACATCTATCAGGAGATATCGGGTGCGACGACCAGTTCACGCGGTATCATCAACACCCGCGATGAGCCCCACGCCGACGAGGAGAAGTACCGCCGCCTGCACGTCATCGTCGGCGACTCCAACATGTCGGAGGTCGCGACCTACCTGAAGGTCGGGACGACCGCCATTGTCCTGGCCATGATAGAGGACGGCTTCATCAAGCGCGACCTTACCCTCGAGGACCCCGTGCGGGCCATCAAGGAGATCTCCCACGACGTGACCTGCCGGCGCCGCGTGCGGCTCAAGCGTGGCAAGGAGTTCTCGGCCGTCGAGATCCAGCGCGAGTACCTGGACCTTGCCCGCGAGTACTACCAGGACCGGGAACGGAGTCCCCAGGTGACCGACCTCCTGGAAAGGTGGCAGTATGTCCTGGACCAGCTCGCTCTTGACCCGATGACGCTGCACCGCGAGCTCGACTGGGTCATCAAGCACGCGCTCATCACCTCCTATATCAACCGCAAGGGCTGCTCTTTCGATGACCAGCGCGTCTTCATGCTGGACCTGCAGTACCATGACATTAAGCGAACCCGCGGACTGTACTACCTCATGCTGCAGGGTGGGCTGATCGATCGGGTGATCACAGAGGGTGAGATCGAGACGGCCATGACGACGCCGCCGCAGACGACCAGGGCCAAGGTGCGAAGCGATTTTATCAAATACGCGACAGAGAGGAACAAGTCATATGATGTGGGCTGGAGTTACCTGAAGCTGAACGATCGGTATCAGCGTACCATCCTATGTAAGGATCCGTTCAAGGCCTGGGATCCGCGTGTGGATGAGCTGATCGGTTTGTCGTAA